The following nucleotide sequence is from Halorussus caseinilyticus.
TTGCATTCACTGTCGCCCTCTCGGACTCGGGACCGGACGCCCCTACAGGTTTGCAACTAATCGTACCGGCGGCGAGTATATAAATACAACGAAACGGCTTACCCGCGTGGGTTCTTCTCACCCTCCCGGTAGGTTCCCCGTAGTCGGTCCCCCGCCGGTTCTCCGACTACGCGGTCCCCCAGTTCCACTCGCCTTCGTCGTCTCCCGGCTCGACCGCTTCGACGGCACCGAGGTCTTCCCACCCTTCGGACTCCCCGGCGGCGTCGGCGTGCCGGACCGACACCTCGGACCATCCGGCGTCGTACTCGGCCGACAGTTCGTAGCGGTCGGTGGTCCCGCCCTCGGGTCGGACTTCGACCCGGAGGGACTCCTCGGGCACGTAGTCGATGGGACTCGCGGGTCCCTCGAAGGTGGTCCCGTCGGCGAGTGTGACCCGAACGCGGTCGTTCGGGTCGAGTCCGCCGAGGCGTTCGACCAGTTCGGTTTCGCTCATGGGTCGGCCTTCATCGGAGTCGGGGTTAAGCGTGCGGGCCGGTTTCGGGACGCGTTCGGCGGTCGTGAGATTGGCACACGAATCTATGGAGCGTCCCGTTCCGACCCGTGACAGCAACCGCCAGAAACTGCAGTGAAGCAGTCCTCGAAAGCCCGCGACCGGGCGACCCCTTCATCCCACCCCGTCGGTTGATTGGTCGAGCGTTTGCTGGCGGTTGGTCGGCCACGACTGCTACGCCGACCAGTCGTGGCTTCGAGACAATATAATTTTGATTCCGGCGCGCGCTGGCGCGACGCGCACGAGCGCGCCGCGCCAACCCGCGCAAGGGACGACCGAACGAGCGAAGCGAGTGAGGGAGTCGGTTGGGGAGGACGTGGCCGTCGCGGTGCTGTCGCGGTGGCGATGCCGTGCGGTGGCGGTGCTTTCGCGGTGGCGGTGCGGTCTGGTTGGTTCAAGCCTGAAGCTAGCTCTACGACTCTCCTGCCGTTCGTCGTCGCGGTGCGGTAGCGGTACAGTGCGGTAGCGGTGCCGTCGCGGTGGCAGTGCCGTCGCGGTGCTGTTCGGTCTCTGTAACATCGCCGCCGTAACAGAGACAACTACACCATTCCGGGACAATCAAAGACCTATACGAAGAAAACATCTACCCGCCTAAGAGAAACACGAAACTTTCGTTCACCGAACGCTCACACTCCGACTCCGACGCTCAGGCTTGGACGTTCCCGACGTACTCGTCGTTTATCTCCCACTCGCCGTCGTCGTCTCGCACCATGTACTCGCCGTAGTAGGGCACGCGGTTCGCCACCGTCTCGCGGAACGTCTCCCGAATCTCGTCCTTCGTCATCTCGCCCATCGACCGCAGGTCGTCGTTGCGGTTCAGACACCCCTTGAGGTATCCTTCGTGCGTGACGCGCACGCGGTGGCAGTTGGCGCAGAACTGCGGGTTCTCAACGGGGTCCACGATTTCGACCATGCCGCCCGACTCGTCCGCGGTGCCGCCCACCCAGTATCGGTTCCGGTTGTGCATCTCGCGGGTCTCCACCTCGTCGGCGATGTCGGCTAGCCAGTCGTGGACTCGCTGGATGTCGATGTTCCACTCGGGTCTGCCCGTGAGTTCGGGCATGTACTGGATGAGTTGCAACTGCAACCCCTCGTTGTCGGCGACGTGTTCGACCATCTCCTCGACGTAGCCCGCGGTGTGTTCGAAGACGACCATGTTCAACTTCACCGGGTCGAGTCCGGCGTCCACGGCGGCGTGGACGCCTTCGATAACCTTGTCGTAGGCACCGCTCTGGGTGACTTCGGCGAAGGCTTCCGGGTCGAGCGCGTCTTGGGAGACGTTGACTCGCTCCAGTCCGGCGTCAACGAGGTCCTCGGCCCGGCCGGGCAGGAACGTGCCGTTGGTCGTGAGCGACACCTCCATGCCGTCGGGCGTCCGCCGGACGATTTCTTCGAGGTCTTGGCGAAGCATGGGTTCGCCCCCCGTGAACTTGACCTTCCCCACGTCGAACTCGTGGGCGACCTCCAGAAACCGGACGACCTCGTCGGCGGTCATCTCGTCGTCTCGGGGGTCCATCGGACCGCGCGTGTCGCCCAATCCCTCGTTGTGGCAGTACACGCAGTCGAAGTTGCACCTGTCGGTGAGCGAGACTCGCACGCCCGAGACCTCGCGCCCGAAGTCGTCCTCCAGCATCACTTGGAGACGTTTCGCGTGCGTATCCTTAAATTCGCTGTCGAATCCCGACTCTGCGTAACCGTATCCGGTTACGTTCTACGCCGGGCGATAACGCTATTCGTCGCGGTCGCTCTCCCTCCGGTCGCCCTCCTCGTCCTCCACTATCGACGCCGTGGCGTGACTCCCGCCGACTTCCTCGATGCGGATGTCCACGCGGTCCCCGAGGTCCGCGCCGGGGACGAACACGACGAACGACTCGATTCGGGCGATACCGTCGCCTTCGCTCCCGAGGTCTTCGATTTCGACGGAGTAACGTTCACCGGACTCGACCGGAGCAGTCTCGCGGTCTGGCATGGGACCGTCCACGACCCCCCATCGGTTAAGTAATCGGTGCGTGACCGGCGCGGACCGACGCCGACCACGCCGACCGACGCCACCTGCCC
It contains:
- the moaA gene encoding GTP 3',8-cyclase MoaA — protein: MLEDDFGREVSGVRVSLTDRCNFDCVYCHNEGLGDTRGPMDPRDDEMTADEVVRFLEVAHEFDVGKVKFTGGEPMLRQDLEEIVRRTPDGMEVSLTTNGTFLPGRAEDLVDAGLERVNVSQDALDPEAFAEVTQSGAYDKVIEGVHAAVDAGLDPVKLNMVVFEHTAGYVEEMVEHVADNEGLQLQLIQYMPELTGRPEWNIDIQRVHDWLADIADEVETREMHNRNRYWVGGTADESGGMVEIVDPVENPQFCANCHRVRVTHEGYLKGCLNRNDDLRSMGEMTKDEIRETFRETVANRVPYYGEYMVRDDDGEWEINDEYVGNVQA
- a CDS encoding TRAM domain-containing protein — encoded protein: MPDRETAPVESGERYSVEIEDLGSEGDGIARIESFVVFVPGADLGDRVDIRIEEVGGSHATASIVEDEEGDRRESDRDE